TTTGTAAGTTATTTGAGCACCAAGTTTTTTTAAAGCATCAACAAGGATAGACATTGGTCTTTCCTTCATACGTTTACTACCAGTAAGTGTAACATCTGTGTTTGCTTTTAGTGCGTAGTAAGCAGTTAAAAAGCGCATAGCTGTTCCTGCATGGTGTATATCTACTATACCTTGATTTTGTTGTAATGCTTTTTGAAGCACTTTTGTATCATCACTATTAGATACGTTGGTAATAGTAAGGTTAGGGTATAAGGCTTGTAAAATGAGCAGTCTGTTAGATTCACTTTTAGAACCTGTTACTGCTATTGATGCATTTTTAAGTCCAGAAGATGATAATTTTAAATTCATCTTTGCTGTTCTTTTAATTTTTTACTGAATTGAAAATAAGCTATTATCATCCCATATAGTAAACCAGACAAGACATTTGCTATAAGAAACCTTAAGGGTTCTTCTGTAGCTTTTGTAATTAAAGCCGTAAAGCTAAACCCATCAAAAGCTGCCATAATAAGATTGTAAACCACTATAAATGCTACAGATAATCCTAATACAGATTTCCAATAAGATTTTAAGGTTATAATTTTTTTAAATGTAGACACTATTTTAATTTTTCATTGTTATGATGGCGGTCGTGATCTCTCTTAGTTTTAATATCTAATTTCTTATTAAAACTTTCCTCTAGGTTTACACCAGTTTGGTTGGCAAGACAAAGTACAACAAACATTACATCTGCCAGTTCTTCGCCAAGATCTTTACCTTTATCGCTTTCTTTTTCACTTTGCTCTCCATAACGTCTTGCAATAATACGTGCAACCTCACCAACTTCTTCGGTAAGCTGTGCCATATTTGTAAGCTCGTTAAAATAACGAACACCATGAGCTTTTATCCAGTCGTCAACAGCTTTTTGAGCATTTTCAATATTCATAATTATAGTAAGGCTTTAAGTTTCTCTACTAATAAAAACACATCTTCGTAAGAATTATAAAGTGGAGCAGGAGCTACTCTAATTACATCTGGTTCTCTCCAGTCACTAATAACACCAGATTCTGTAAGTTTGGTATGAAGAGATTTGTCTGCATGCTTTACCTGTATAGATAATTGACATCCACGTTCTTCAGGGTTTGTAGGTGTTATAATTCTAATTCTTTCAGTGTCTATCTCTTTTAATAAAAACTCTAGGTAATTAGTGATTTTTACAGATTTTTCTCTAATAGTGTCAAAACCTGCTTCTTCAAATACAGATAATGATGCTCTTATAGCTGCCATAGATAAGATTGGAGGATTGCTTAATTGCCAACCTTCGGCTCCTGGAATAGGATCAAATCCTTTACGCATATTAAAACGGGTGTCTTTATTATGTCCCCACCAACCTGCAAATCTATTTAAAGAATTATTAGTTGCATGGCGTTCGTGTACAAAGCAACCTGCTAAACTACCAGGTCCAGAATTAAGGTATTTATACGTACACCAAACTGCAAAATCTGCTCCTGTATCGTGTAAATTAGGTTGAATATTTCCTGCGCCGTGAGCCAAATCAAAACCTACCATACAATTATGACTATGACCTAATTGTGTAATTTTCTTTAACGGAAAAGATTGACCTGTATAATAATTGGTGCTTCCAATCATAAGGAGAGCAATACTATCTCCTTGCTCATTCATAATGTTTTCTAAATCTTCAAAACGGCAAAGTTCTTCGCCTTCTCTTGGAGACCAAAGTATTAAGCCTTCATCTGGATCTATACCATGAAATTTTAATTGACTTTCGACAGCGTACTTATCACTAGGAAAAGCATCACTTTCAATAACAATTTTAAATTTTGTTTTGTTTGGTTTATAAAAAGACACCATCATTAAATGAAGGTTTGCCGTAAGCGTATTCATAACGACAACTTCGCTTGGCTTGGCGCCAACGATTTTGGCCATTGGCTTTGATAAAAACTCGTGATATGGCATCCAAGGATGTTTGGCGTCTGTATGACCTTCAACACCTAAATTTGCCCAATCTTTGAGCTCTAAATCTATAAATTCAGATACTTTTTTAGGCTGTAGTCCTAAGCTGTTTCCACAGAAATAGAGTAGTGTTTTGCCATCTTCCTGTTCTGGAAGATGAAATTTTGTTCTGAAATCTTTTAATGGGTCTGCTTGGTCTTGAGCTCTTGCGTATGCTAAACTATTTTCCATTATTCTGTTTTAACCGATATGTCTGAAAAGAAAAGTTTAAAATCTCCTGAAGGGTCTTTGTGCATTTCTGCGAATTTTAAGCCTTCAAACGTTTTGTAGTCTTCCCAACTTGTTACCATACTAGCTTCTTCTGCATTACCTTTTCTATATACCCATTCACGTGGCATAAATTCTGAATCATAATAAATGTCATAAGCATCTCCTGGCGTGTAACCTAAACTATCATTATAGGTAATGGTTACCATGTTTAACGTGTCTTTAGACATAGGTGCAATTTCATTTTTCTTTTCGGTAATGGTTGTGCCTTCATCCCAAACTAAATTATATGGAGCGTGTAACCAATATTTATCATTAATAAATGCTTGGTCTGCTTTTGTTGAAATGCTATCTAAGGAGGAACGGTTATACGCTACAGTATCTTCAGCTGTCATCATAGTAACATCATCTGTCTTAGGATTCCATTGCCAAGATCTAGAAAAAATATTACCACCACGATCTACATTAAAAGTAAATTTTAATTCTGAAACTTTATCCCAATGTTCTAAACCACTTGCGTAGGCTATAGCTTCTGCAGTTGTTAAATTCTCTTTGTTAATAGCTTCTTCTGTGTTTTCTGTTGCTAATGCATCTGCCTTAGTAGCTTTTAGCTCTTCTTTATTTTTGCAACCAATTAAAGTTACAGTTGCAATTATTATAAGTAATGTGTGTTTCATTTTAATTTTTAAAGTTTGTGTAAAAGTACAAAATCTAAAGTCTGTTTTAGAACCCTTATATTTTGGTATTTGTTTGAGCGCAAAAAAAAACGGCAACTTAAAAAGTATGCCGTTTTAAACTATTGTAATTACGTTTATAAACATAATAGATATAGTGTTTTAGGATTTTATTATATAAGGACGCTCTGCCTCACAGTAAAAATCATGTTGAGAAAATTGATCACAATTGCTGTTAGAAATTGTAAACGAGTTTACTTTTTTTATTGGTCTTTTAAATAAATCAACCAGCCGGAGAATTGAAATTCGATTTTTCATAGTCTTAGTTTTTTTCTTTAAAAATACGAAGTTATATTTTGTTGATTGTTAATAGAATGTGTATTTAAACTTAAATATTTCTAAAAGTTTTAAAAGTGTTCTTTCATTTTATTCTTTTACTAAAGAACACTTGGTAAATCTGCGATGTAACCATTAAATGTGTGCTTTCTAGTGGTGTAATAAACGTCTCTTAAAGCATCATCTTTTGAAATCTGTTTGTGGAGTTTAGGATACCTTGATTCTAAGAGTGAAATGAACTCAGAAAAATCATCACTTTTATTAACTGCTTGTCTTAAAGATTTCACATAAGTCCGTTCATTAATCTTAAACGAGATTGTATTAGTTTTAAAAACAAGATTTTGAGACGCATCTGTGCTTTTCAATATATCCTTAAAACTTGTATTATTTAAAGATGAAATAGTTTTATTGAATTTAGAAAAATCATCTACATAAACTTGGGTTGTTTTATTACTTAAGATAACTTCATCTAGTTGTTCTTGGCTATAAGAAGTTGTTGAACTTCCTAGAGTAACAACTGTTAGTGCTATTAATACTATTATAGTTTTCATAGTGTTTATTATTTAATGAATCTTTTTAATTACACTACAAAGATCGGTAGTATGTATAGGCTATACCATAGTAAAAGCTCCTTAGGTAATGTCAATACTTCCCAAAATTAAACCTGTGCTTCAACTTTATCTTTAAATGTGGTAGGAGATTCTCCAGTGTGTTTTTTAAAAAGTCTTGAAAAGTGAGAAGGATCATCAAACCCTAAGCTAAATGCAATTTCTTTTGAAGAGATTTCAGAATAATACAATTGTCGCTTTGCTTCTAGAATAATCCTATCGTGAATAATATTTAAGGGACTTTTATTATATGCAGCAAAAGAGTTAGAAAGCGTTTTGGCAGATTTATTCATCATTTCTGCATAGGCGCTTACTTGATGCTCTTCTTTGTAATGCTGCTCAACCAACCTATTAAATTCTCGGAGCAAGTCCATTTTACTCGTCTTAGCGATATCATCTGGGTGCTCTGCTTTTATGAGTTGGGTTGTTTTAATAATAAAACGTTTCATTAGTACTCTAAGCATTTCAGCTTGTATAGTATCTTTTGTAGCAATTTCGTCTACTAAAATTTGATGTAGAGTTTCAAATTTTTCCTTTTCTGAGTCTTTTAGGACAACACTTGGAATTACTTGGTTTCCAAAAAATAAAATACCTGTACAGCTCACTTCCTTATCGTGTTCCCAAATACAATAAAACTCTTTATTGAATTGATATACTGTAGCAGCATTTTCTTCTTCTAATTTAAAATATTGAAGCGGTGTTAATGCAGTAATGCTATGTGGTTGCAGAACTTTATTTACGCTGTCTACCTTAACTGTAATGGCATCTTTTCCTGTCCATATAAACGTATAATACCCTAATTGATTGGAAGTGTTAAAGTTGTTGAGAACTTCTATATCTCCAATTGTGAGAATGGCATTTGTAGATGATTCTTTAAACTGTTTAATCATAAAAAGGTTGTCGAAATATCCCAATACTTCTTACAACCTTTTTAGTTTGCTTTTAAAAATATTCTATTAATTACTAATAGAAATAGGTGCTTTTGAAAGCTTTACATACTTACCATGTTTAGCGTTAGGGTTAGCAAGCATATTTATGTCTTTGTCTTTTGCTACAATCTCTAATGCTTCTTTAGGTGTAATTTCCTTTTCTTCTAAGTAAAACGTAGCACCAGCTTTAGACATGTTTTTAATAATCTCTGTTGGTGTTGACGTTGGTGGTGTAGGAGGTAAAGGTGGTATAGGTGGCATCTCATCGGCTTCTGAGACATCATAAACCTCTACAACCTTATTGTCTTTGTAACGCTTAGTTATATATTCTTTACGGTCTTCAAGTTTTTTACTACGTTTTTCTATAGCTTCAGCTCTTTTTACCATAGCTTTTTCATAAGCTTCACGTTGTTTTTCAGACTTTTCTTTTAGTAATTCTGCTCTTTTCTTCTCGTGATCTTCAACCTTAGCCTCAAATTTTTTCAACCTTTTTTCAGACTTTTTTAAGTGCTTTTCCTCCTTAGAAAGCTTTTGGCGTTCCTCGTGTAATTTTTCTAAGGCTTTTATACGTTCTTCAGTCATTTCTGGATCTAGAGGTGTTCCTTCTTTATCTACTTCACCCGCAAAACGATTAAAATATCTTATGCTTTCACCATCTTTTACAAAATAGTGCTCCTTACCATTAATTTCTACCTGACCAGAAGTTTGTGTTGGGCTTAATGGTGGCGGTGGCGGTGGTGGTACAAGTTCTTTAGTTGCTTGCTTAGGTGGTGCTGGTGGCGGTGGCGGTGGCGGTAAAATGAAACTCTTCTTTGGGTTTGCCTTACCAAGACGCGAAGCTTTAAATGCAAGCTCAATGTTTGCAATACCATTTTTAGGCACGTTCTTAAAGCTCACCTTTATATTAGGATCAATTAATTCTTGCTTGCTCCAACCTTTAGTAATTTTATTTATCTCGTCTGTAACGTTTTCTAGAGCAACTACTTTGTTATTAATTTTAATAGTGTTTTCATTTACACTTAAAACAATCTGTTTCTCCTGAGACAGGTTCTTTGTAATGACTTTTGTTGTGTTAGAGGCTACATTTTCTGTTGGCACAAGCATCGTTTTGTAAATTGTTTCTCTTGAGCTGAAACTAAACAGTAGTCCAGCTAATAAGGGTAAAATAGCAAATAGCCTAAGCCATTTTAGTTTGGATGATGATTTTGATAACATAAGGATTCGTTTTTTGGTTAATGAATAATTAAATGAGCTCGACAATGCTACCTGATGAGGGTTGCTTGAAAAATTGACGAGTAAATGTTGATAGGTTTCAATGTTTTTATGTTGATTTACAACAGCTTCATCTGCTAAAAATTCGTGATTTAGCTTTATTGCTTTTTTAGTGAAATAGAGTAGTGGGTTAAACCAAAATATAATCTGAAGCACTTCTATAAAAAGGAGATCTAAAGAATGTTTTTGTTTTATGTGTGCCTCTTCATGTTGAAAAACCTCGGCAGGTATTGCATTAGTAGTATAGGCATCTTTATTAATAAATATGTAATTAAAGAAACTGTGTGGTACAATTCTCTTAAGTACTAGCACTGCTGTATATATATTATTCTTCACAGTGTTATGTTGTAAAATACTTACCCTTATTTTATTTAAATTGATTAAGAATCTGATAAGATAAACAGCTACGCCTAAACAGTAAATACCAAGAATAATATTTAAAGAGGTGTTAGCTTTATTAACTGCAGCATCCTCGCCATCTGCCAATGTTAAAAGTGTGGTAGGATCTGAGATTGGCTCAACATACTCATAAGATGTAAAAGTGATTAGCGGAACAAGAAATGACAACACTAAGCTAGCCAATAAAAAATAACGCTTTGTTTTATGAGCCTTTTCTTGCTCTAAAACCAAATGGTAAAAGCATAAACAAACAGATAGGCATAACACAGATTTTAAAATATAGAGTCCCATATTAGTCTTTGTTTTTTATTTGATTGTCTATAAGCTTTTTTAAATCTTCTAACTCTTCTTTGCTCATGTTGGCTTCTTCGGTGAAAAATGAAGCAAATTGAGAAGCAGAGTTATTAAAGAACTTCTTTATCATCCCATTCATTTGTTTCGAGAAATAAGCGTTTTTCTTTACTAAAGGAAAATACTCACGAGATCTGCCAACCTGCGTATAGCTTACAAACCCTTTGTCTTGTATACGTTTTAATAGTGTAGCAATAGTTGTGTTTGCTGGTTTAGGTTCAGGATACGCTTCTAAAATATCCATCATAATGGCTTTTTCCTTTTTCCAAAGGATCTGCATAACCTCTTCTTCTGCTTTTGATAATGGTGTCATAATTCTTATTTGCTCTACAAATGTAGAATAAATATTTAATTCTACAAACGTAGAGATAAAAAATATTACAATAAAAAAGCCAGCTGTATAAAACAACTGGCTTTTTCAAGGTATATAAGGTAAGATTAATCTACCGCATCTTCTACATCATCTGCAACATCTTCTACTTCATCTCCTAAAGATTTCTCTTCACGACAGCTAGTAAAACCTGATGCCATTAATCCTAACATAAATAAACCTAGTCCTATTTTTCTGAAATTCATTTTCATAATTAAATATTTAAAATTGATTAGTATTAGTTATTAAAGTCGTCTTCCTGTAGCTAACCTATAAAGAATAGCAATTACAGCCAACACTAATAAAATGTGTATTAGGTTACCAACAACGTCTCCAAATCCGAAATAACCTATTAACCATCCTACTAAAAGGATTACGATAATAAGCCAAATTAAATCTTTCATAATAATATGTATTAGTTAGTACTGTCTTAAAGATAATTATAAATCTTAAACAAAAATTTCAATTAAGATTTGTTTAACTAGACTTTAGTAGTTTTCAGGATGTTTCATAATATTTTGTGCTCTTTCTTTTATTTCTATAAGGTCTTTTTTACTTTTTTTATCTAAGAGTGATAACATCATAGCCATCCTATTATTGTTCTCAAAAAAGGGCCTTTTATCATCTAAGAAATTCCAGTATAAGCTATTAAAAGGGCAAGCGTCTTCTGTAACTGTTTTAGAAACCTTATAAGCACATCCTTTACAATATTGGCTCATTTTATTTA
This region of Croceibacter atlanticus HTCC2559 genomic DNA includes:
- a CDS encoding BlaI/MecI/CopY family transcriptional regulator gives rise to the protein MTPLSKAEEEVMQILWKKEKAIMMDILEAYPEPKPANTTIATLLKRIQDKGFVSYTQVGRSREYFPLVKKNAYFSKQMNGMIKKFFNNSASQFASFFTEEANMSKEELEDLKKLIDNQIKNKD
- a CDS encoding M56 family metallopeptidase, translating into MGLYILKSVLCLSVCLCFYHLVLEQEKAHKTKRYFLLASLVLSFLVPLITFTSYEYVEPISDPTTLLTLADGEDAAVNKANTSLNIILGIYCLGVAVYLIRFLINLNKIRVSILQHNTVKNNIYTAVLVLKRIVPHSFFNYIFINKDAYTTNAIPAEVFQHEEAHIKQKHSLDLLFIEVLQIIFWFNPLLYFTKKAIKLNHEFLADEAVVNQHKNIETYQHLLVNFSSNPHQVALSSSFNYSLTKKRILMLSKSSSKLKWLRLFAILPLLAGLLFSFSSRETIYKTMLVPTENVASNTTKVITKNLSQEKQIVLSVNENTIKINNKVVALENVTDEINKITKGWSKQELIDPNIKVSFKNVPKNGIANIELAFKASRLGKANPKKSFILPPPPPPPAPPKQATKELVPPPPPPPLSPTQTSGQVEINGKEHYFVKDGESIRYFNRFAGEVDKEGTPLDPEMTEERIKALEKLHEERQKLSKEEKHLKKSEKRLKKFEAKVEDHEKKRAELLKEKSEKQREAYEKAMVKRAEAIEKRSKKLEDRKEYITKRYKDNKVVEVYDVSEADEMPPIPPLPPTPPTSTPTEIIKNMSKAGATFYLEEKEITPKEALEIVAKDKDINMLANPNAKHGKYVKLSKAPISISN
- the kynU gene encoding kynureninase, which encodes MENSLAYARAQDQADPLKDFRTKFHLPEQEDGKTLLYFCGNSLGLQPKKVSEFIDLELKDWANLGVEGHTDAKHPWMPYHEFLSKPMAKIVGAKPSEVVVMNTLTANLHLMMVSFYKPNKTKFKIVIESDAFPSDKYAVESQLKFHGIDPDEGLILWSPREGEELCRFEDLENIMNEQGDSIALLMIGSTNYYTGQSFPLKKITQLGHSHNCMVGFDLAHGAGNIQPNLHDTGADFAVWCTYKYLNSGPGSLAGCFVHERHATNNSLNRFAGWWGHNKDTRFNMRKGFDPIPGAEGWQLSNPPILSMAAIRASLSVFEEAGFDTIREKSVKITNYLEFLLKEIDTERIRIITPTNPEERGCQLSIQVKHADKSLHTKLTESGVISDWREPDVIRVAPAPLYNSYEDVFLLVEKLKALL
- a CDS encoding lmo0937 family membrane protein; translated protein: MKDLIWLIIVILLVGWLIGYFGFGDVVGNLIHILLVLAVIAILYRLATGRRL
- a CDS encoding helix-turn-helix domain-containing protein; protein product: MIKQFKESSTNAILTIGDIEVLNNFNTSNQLGYYTFIWTGKDAITVKVDSVNKVLQPHSITALTPLQYFKLEEENAATVYQFNKEFYCIWEHDKEVSCTGILFFGNQVIPSVVLKDSEKEKFETLHQILVDEIATKDTIQAEMLRVLMKRFIIKTTQLIKAEHPDDIAKTSKMDLLREFNRLVEQHYKEEHQVSAYAEMMNKSAKTLSNSFAAYNKSPLNIIHDRIILEAKRQLYYSEISSKEIAFSLGFDDPSHFSRLFKKHTGESPTTFKDKVEAQV
- a CDS encoding nucleotide pyrophosphohydrolase; amino-acid sequence: MNIENAQKAVDDWIKAHGVRYFNELTNMAQLTEEVGEVARIIARRYGEQSEKESDKGKDLGEELADVMFVVLCLANQTGVNLEESFNKKLDIKTKRDHDRHHNNEKLK